Proteins co-encoded in one Longimicrobium terrae genomic window:
- the kdsB gene encoding 3-deoxy-manno-octulosonate cytidylyltransferase, translating to MIIASSAPDFPITGTLTAGVLGVIPARLSSQRLPSKPLHLLAGRPLIEWVWRRVAQFALFDAVVVATDSEQVADAVRACGGQAVMTQADHPSGTDRVAEVARMAEYEKFGTVVNVQGDEPFVSGDHLRAAIDLVQQGWDAGTVATPIRTVEEWREPSIVKVVRADDGAALYFSRAPVPAVRDAEPGPDDFGRGLFLRHVGIYSYRRDALLRWVSLAESPLEQAEKLEQLRPLAAGLRIGVAVGAPAEGGVDTPADAARAERILQATTPDFAEASA from the coding sequence GTGATTATTGCAAGCTCGGCACCCGACTTCCCCATCACGGGCACCCTGACTGCCGGCGTTCTCGGCGTCATTCCAGCCCGGCTGTCTTCGCAGCGTCTTCCCAGCAAACCGCTCCACCTTCTCGCGGGCCGCCCCCTCATTGAATGGGTATGGCGCCGCGTGGCGCAGTTCGCCCTTTTCGACGCCGTGGTCGTGGCCACGGACAGTGAACAGGTGGCGGACGCGGTGCGTGCGTGCGGCGGGCAGGCGGTCATGACGCAGGCGGACCACCCCTCGGGCACGGACCGCGTGGCCGAGGTCGCGCGGATGGCGGAATACGAGAAGTTCGGCACCGTCGTCAACGTGCAGGGCGACGAGCCGTTCGTCAGCGGCGACCACCTGCGCGCCGCCATCGACCTCGTCCAGCAGGGATGGGACGCGGGGACGGTGGCCACGCCCATCCGCACGGTGGAGGAATGGCGCGAGCCGTCCATCGTAAAGGTGGTGCGGGCGGACGACGGCGCGGCGCTGTACTTTTCCCGCGCGCCCGTGCCCGCCGTCCGCGACGCGGAGCCCGGGCCGGACGATTTCGGCCGCGGGCTCTTTCTGCGCCACGTTGGCATCTACAGCTATCGCCGGGATGCGCTGCTGCGCTGGGTCTCGCTCGCCGAGTCCCCGCTGGAGCAGGCAGAAAAGCTGGAGCAGCTCAGGCCCCTGGCGGCCGGGCTGCGCATTGGCGTTGCGGTGGGCGCGCCGGCCGAGGGCGGGGTAGACACCCCCGCCGACGCGGCGCGCGCCGAACGCATCCTGCAGGCGACCACACCCGATTTCGCAGAGGCATCGGCATGA
- a CDS encoding class I SAM-dependent methyltransferase — MDRPGALVRSWSTNAEAWTRVVREGGIESRRLVTDAVIVDAVVRLQPARVLDVGCGEGWLARALAENRIRVTGVDVSPELIDDARREGGGDFHAASYAEVAADPTRFGREFDAVICNFSLLDDDPAALLAALRTTLARGGSLVIQTVHPWAAMGDEGYVDGWRTETFASFGGEFAAPMPWFFRTIESWMDVIAGAGYRLARLIEAIHPSTGRPASLLIIAEPAVA, encoded by the coding sequence ATGGATCGTCCCGGGGCGCTGGTGCGCAGCTGGAGCACCAACGCGGAGGCGTGGACCCGCGTGGTGCGCGAAGGCGGCATCGAAAGCCGCCGGCTAGTGACCGATGCGGTGATCGTGGACGCCGTCGTCCGCCTTCAGCCGGCGCGCGTGCTGGATGTGGGATGCGGGGAGGGATGGCTGGCGCGTGCGCTGGCGGAAAACCGCATCCGTGTCACCGGCGTGGATGTGTCGCCGGAGCTGATCGACGACGCACGGCGGGAGGGCGGGGGAGACTTTCACGCCGCCTCATACGCCGAAGTGGCGGCCGATCCTACGCGGTTCGGCCGTGAATTCGACGCGGTGATCTGCAACTTCTCGCTCCTGGATGACGATCCCGCCGCGCTCCTGGCCGCGTTGCGGACGACCTTGGCCCGCGGCGGCTCGCTGGTGATCCAGACCGTGCACCCCTGGGCGGCGATGGGGGATGAGGGATACGTGGATGGATGGCGGACGGAAACGTTCGCCAGCTTCGGCGGGGAGTTCGCGGCGCCGATGCCGTGGTTCTTTCGCACGATCGAGTCGTGGATGGACGTGATCGCCGGCGCCGGATACCGTCTCGCGCGCCTGATCGAGGCCATCCACCCGTCCACCGGCCGGCCCGCGTCGCTTCTGATCATCGCCGAACCCGCCGTGGCCTGA
- a CDS encoding glutamine amidotransferase-related protein, with translation MILVIDNYDSFTFNLVQYLGELGAEMEVRRNDELSVDQIRELAPERIVISPGPCTPAEAGVSVEVIRQLGPTTPILGVCLGHQSIGAAYGGDVVRGRRVMHGKTSPIRHTGDGIFSGVPSPFTVARYHSLVIEPSTLPDELEAVAWTHEEGWEDEIQAVRHREHPVWGVQFHPESIASEHGHDLLRNFLRLG, from the coding sequence GTGATTCTCGTTATCGATAACTACGACAGCTTCACGTTCAATCTCGTCCAGTATCTGGGCGAGCTCGGGGCGGAGATGGAGGTGCGCCGCAACGATGAACTGTCCGTGGACCAGATCCGCGAACTGGCGCCGGAGCGCATCGTCATCAGCCCCGGGCCGTGCACGCCCGCGGAAGCCGGCGTGTCCGTGGAGGTGATCCGACAGCTGGGGCCAACCACGCCGATCCTCGGCGTGTGCCTGGGCCACCAGTCCATCGGGGCGGCGTACGGCGGCGACGTGGTGCGTGGGCGGCGGGTAATGCATGGCAAGACATCCCCCATCCGCCACACCGGGGACGGCATCTTCAGCGGCGTGCCGTCGCCCTTCACCGTGGCGCGCTACCACTCGCTCGTCATCGAGCCATCCACGCTTCCGGATGAACTGGAGGCGGTCGCCTGGACGCACGAAGAGGGATGGGAAGACGAGATCCAGGCGGTCCGGCATCGCGAGCACCCCGTGTGGGGCGTTCAGTTTCACCCGGAATCCATCGCCAGCGAGCACGGGCACGACCTGCTGCGCAACTTTCTCCGGCTCGGATGA
- a CDS encoding HepT-like ribonuclease domain-containing protein, whose translation MQPDEADAGRLWAMLLTAEGVVMRTSGLTEEQLAADEYDQWAVSKALELIGEGAWKLSKPFKAAHPEVPWDRLGAMRHLLVHDYAKVNWRIVYDTLKLRVPELIVALRPLVPPLPGDAES comes from the coding sequence GTGCAGCCTGACGAAGCGGATGCGGGACGGCTGTGGGCCATGCTCCTGACCGCGGAAGGCGTGGTCATGCGCACGTCCGGCCTCACCGAAGAGCAGCTCGCGGCGGACGAGTACGATCAATGGGCGGTTTCCAAGGCTCTCGAATTGATCGGAGAAGGTGCCTGGAAGCTGTCCAAGCCCTTCAAGGCCGCGCATCCCGAGGTGCCCTGGGACCGGCTGGGCGCCATGCGTCATCTGCTCGTACACGACTACGCCAAGGTCAACTGGAGGATCGTGTACGACACGCTGAAGCTCCGGGTTCCGGAACTGATCGTGGCTTTGAGGCCGCTGGTTCCACCGCTGCCGGGCGACGCGGAATCCTGA
- a CDS encoding nucleotidyltransferase family protein produces MNIEIPREQIEAFCRKWKIREFALFGSVLRDDFRPDSDVDVLVEFTDDVRHTLFEIVDMQAELARLFHREVDIVEKAAVKNPFVRHQILRSNEVVYSAA; encoded by the coding sequence ATGAACATCGAGATTCCGCGGGAGCAGATCGAGGCGTTCTGCCGCAAGTGGAAGATCCGCGAGTTCGCGCTCTTCGGCTCCGTGCTGCGCGACGACTTCCGCCCCGACAGCGACGTCGACGTGCTGGTGGAGTTTACGGACGACGTGCGCCACACCCTGTTCGAAATCGTCGACATGCAGGCCGAACTGGCGCGACTGTTCCATCGCGAGGTTGACATCGTGGAGAAGGCCGCGGTGAAGAACCCGTTCGTTCGGCACCAAATCCTGCGAAGCAACGAGGTGGTCTACAGTGCAGCCTGA
- the sugE gene encoding quaternary ammonium compound efflux SMR transporter SugE: protein MAWTYLIIAGVLEVVWAIGLKYTEGFSRLWPSVITLTAMVLSMFLLSVALRTIPVGTGYAVWTGIGAVGAGIVGMMALGESRDPVRILGLAMIIGGVVLLRAKSGAH, encoded by the coding sequence ATGGCGTGGACGTACCTGATCATCGCGGGCGTGCTGGAGGTGGTGTGGGCGATCGGCCTCAAGTACACGGAGGGCTTTTCGCGCCTGTGGCCCAGCGTGATCACGCTCACGGCGATGGTACTGAGCATGTTTCTGCTGTCCGTCGCCCTGCGGACGATTCCCGTGGGCACCGGGTACGCGGTGTGGACCGGCATCGGCGCGGTCGGCGCGGGAATCGTGGGAATGATGGCACTGGGCGAGTCGCGCGACCCGGTGCGCATTCTGGGCCTGGCGATGATCATCGGCGGGGTTGTGCTGCTGCGCGCGAAGTCTGGAGCGCACTGA
- a CDS encoding aldo/keto reductase gives MQTRRLGNSDMNITPIGFGSWAIGGAGWEFAWGEQDDKAAIESIHRALDLGVNWIDTAAVYGLGHSEELVRRAVEGWSGARPYVFTKCGLVWDEKRDINKTLRADSIRRECEASLRRLNVDAIDLYQIHWPIDGDMAQNEEGWGAMADLQREGKVRWIGVSNWNVEQLAMAQKIAPVTSLQPPYSLVHPEAETDLLPFCEQNGIGVIVYSPMASGLLTGAMTRERAASLPEGDWRSRSPDFQEPAISRTLRIVDELRSIGEAHGRSPGEVAVSWTLRLPAVTGAIVGARSAEQVDGVMGGGDFRLSGEEIARIEALRG, from the coding sequence ATGCAGACTCGCAGGCTCGGAAACTCGGACATGAACATCACCCCGATCGGCTTTGGATCGTGGGCGATCGGCGGGGCGGGGTGGGAGTTCGCGTGGGGCGAGCAGGATGACAAGGCCGCCATCGAATCCATCCACCGCGCGCTCGATCTGGGCGTGAACTGGATCGACACGGCCGCGGTGTACGGCCTGGGGCACTCGGAGGAACTGGTGCGGCGCGCGGTGGAAGGGTGGTCCGGCGCGCGGCCCTACGTGTTCACCAAGTGCGGCCTGGTGTGGGATGAGAAGCGCGACATCAACAAGACGCTGCGCGCGGACAGCATCCGCCGCGAGTGCGAGGCCAGCCTGCGCCGGCTGAACGTGGACGCGATCGACCTGTACCAGATCCACTGGCCCATCGATGGCGACATGGCGCAGAACGAGGAAGGCTGGGGCGCCATGGCCGATCTGCAGCGCGAGGGCAAGGTGCGGTGGATCGGCGTGAGCAACTGGAACGTCGAGCAGCTGGCCATGGCGCAGAAGATCGCGCCGGTGACGTCCCTGCAGCCGCCGTACTCGCTCGTCCATCCCGAGGCGGAAACCGATCTGCTGCCGTTCTGCGAACAGAACGGCATCGGCGTCATCGTCTACTCGCCCATGGCCTCCGGGCTGCTGACCGGCGCCATGACCCGCGAGCGCGCCGCCAGCCTGCCGGAAGGTGACTGGCGCAGCCGCAGCCCCGACTTTCAGGAGCCGGCCATCTCCCGCACGCTGCGCATCGTGGATGAACTGCGCTCCATCGGCGAGGCGCACGGCCGCTCGCCGGGCGAGGTCGCGGTTTCGTGGACGCTGCGGCTGCCGGCGGTCACGGGCGCCATTGTCGGGGCACGCAGCGCGGAGCAGGTGGACGGCGTGATGGGCGGCGGCGACTTCCGCCTGTCCGGCGAGGAGATCGCGCGCATCGAGGCTCTGCGCGGCTGA
- a CDS encoding serine hydrolase, which translates to MRHLLLAVLFLPVRLAAQSTPPPADHGAELATRLERIVTAHHARGAFDGVVLVGRGDRILFHRAIGQADRAWGIPNTTETRFPWASITKQVTAALVLQLVGEGRLALDSTLSAYLPGLRAEHAGRVTLRHLLTNTSGLTNTEAIPGFHVAADSARQVMVTEALGADLSSEPGKTFSYNNLDFLVLGRVVAAATGQSFEQALRSRILDRAGLRKTGMIHDEGVEMRLAAGYVGIGTDSARRFAPSPPVRLASYGAAGALAGTAEDLFRFDRALLQGRLFAPALRDTMFRADPALGYVALSVWTYPLTFAGRRVTLVERQGSIGGYTNLNLLAPDEDVVVIVLGNVDTADLFMTYGGRGLAYEIMREVLAGGSAPAAR; encoded by the coding sequence GTGCGCCACCTCCTCCTCGCCGTCCTCTTCCTTCCCGTGCGGCTCGCCGCTCAGTCCACGCCACCGCCGGCCGATCATGGAGCGGAACTCGCCACCCGCCTGGAGCGGATCGTCACCGCCCACCATGCGCGCGGCGCGTTCGACGGCGTGGTGCTGGTGGGGCGCGGGGACCGCATCCTGTTCCATCGTGCCATCGGCCAGGCGGACCGTGCGTGGGGCATCCCGAACACGACAGAGACGCGCTTTCCGTGGGCCTCCATCACCAAGCAGGTGACCGCCGCGCTCGTGCTGCAGCTGGTTGGGGAGGGGAGGCTCGCGCTCGATTCCACGCTCTCCGCCTACCTGCCCGGACTGCGCGCGGAACACGCCGGACGCGTGACGCTCCGCCACCTGCTCACCAACACATCCGGGCTGACGAACACCGAGGCGATCCCGGGCTTTCACGTCGCCGCCGACAGCGCGCGGCAGGTGATGGTCACCGAGGCGCTGGGCGCGGACCTGAGCTCCGAGCCGGGCAAGACCTTTTCCTACAACAACCTGGACTTTCTGGTGCTCGGCCGCGTGGTGGCGGCGGCGACGGGGCAGTCGTTCGAGCAGGCGCTGCGGTCGCGGATTCTGGATCGCGCCGGGCTGCGCAAAACGGGGATGATCCACGATGAGGGCGTGGAGATGCGGCTGGCGGCGGGATACGTGGGGATCGGCACTGATTCCGCGCGCCGGTTCGCGCCTTCTCCGCCCGTGCGCCTGGCCTCGTACGGTGCGGCGGGGGCGCTGGCGGGGACGGCGGAGGACCTCTTCCGTTTTGACCGCGCCCTGCTGCAGGGCCGCCTGTTCGCCCCCGCCCTCCGCGACACCATGTTCCGCGCGGACCCGGCGCTCGGCTATGTAGCGCTGAGCGTCTGGACGTACCCGCTCACCTTCGCGGGCCGGCGCGTGACGCTGGTGGAGCGCCAGGGCTCCATCGGCGGATACACCAACCTGAACCTGCTCGCGCCGGACGAAGACGTCGTCGTGATCGTGCTCGGCAACGTGGACACGGCCGACCTGTTCATGACGTACGGCGGACGGGGGCTCGCGTACGAAATCATGCGCGAGGTCCTTGCCGGCGGCTCCGCTCCCGCCGCGCGGTGA
- a CDS encoding AraC family transcriptional regulator, with protein MTDPPLIEFKARSITLLLGAFQGLVLAMLLACTRRNAAANRLLAGLILLMVLRITPYIIGFAGFYDAYPWLTFAPLEVSLGFGPLLYLYIRTLVDGAPPRRWATHLAPAAVQFGYYAGAFSLSLEDKWAWNGAVHEPWLSPAETAAALLSFGVYLALSWRAFGAYQRWLDANLSNREQLRLGWLRGFLIACGGLLVLWAGFAATEAFVRPLRYLDRFPFYVALAALVYYLGLEGWRHAALVYPHSAAMDPVDGAELDPQTEAATDAQPLFAAAVSADPPEAAEAATAAPSAEADEEDGIRAEAAYPALAEGWRTQVSEAGWWRDEGLTLASLARRLHVSPRTLSRGLNEGLGQSFNEFINRMRVDAVVRQLRDPAFGHDVLRAALDAGFNSKASFNRAFKAYTGQTPSALRRAAAAERLIPRQSASPAEIATRDAAR; from the coding sequence ATGACCGATCCGCCGCTGATCGAGTTCAAGGCGCGCAGCATCACCCTGCTGCTGGGCGCCTTTCAGGGGCTGGTGCTGGCGATGCTGCTCGCCTGCACACGGCGGAACGCGGCCGCCAACCGCCTGCTCGCGGGGCTCATTCTGCTGATGGTGCTGCGGATCACGCCGTACATCATCGGCTTCGCGGGATTCTACGACGCGTATCCCTGGCTGACCTTTGCGCCGCTGGAGGTGTCGCTCGGGTTCGGGCCGCTTCTGTACCTGTACATCCGCACGCTGGTGGACGGTGCCCCGCCCCGCCGCTGGGCCACGCATCTGGCGCCAGCGGCCGTGCAGTTCGGCTACTACGCCGGGGCGTTCAGCCTGTCCTTGGAGGACAAGTGGGCGTGGAATGGCGCGGTGCACGAGCCCTGGCTGAGCCCGGCGGAAACGGCGGCCGCGCTGCTCTCGTTCGGCGTGTACCTGGCGCTCTCGTGGCGCGCGTTCGGTGCGTACCAGCGGTGGCTGGATGCGAACCTGAGCAACCGCGAGCAGCTGCGGCTGGGGTGGCTGCGCGGATTCCTGATCGCGTGCGGCGGATTGCTGGTGCTGTGGGCCGGGTTCGCCGCCACGGAGGCGTTCGTGCGCCCCCTGCGGTACCTGGACCGCTTTCCCTTTTACGTCGCGCTCGCCGCACTGGTCTACTACCTGGGGCTGGAGGGATGGCGCCACGCGGCGCTGGTGTATCCACATTCCGCCGCGATGGACCCGGTGGACGGCGCGGAACTGGATCCGCAGACGGAAGCCGCCACGGACGCGCAGCCGCTCTTCGCCGCGGCCGTCTCGGCCGATCCACCGGAAGCCGCGGAAGCCGCCACCGCCGCTCCCTCCGCAGAGGCTGATGAAGAGGACGGCATCCGCGCGGAAGCCGCCTATCCCGCGCTGGCGGAAGGATGGCGCACGCAGGTGAGTGAGGCCGGCTGGTGGCGGGATGAGGGGCTGACGCTGGCCAGCCTCGCGCGGCGGCTGCACGTCTCCCCGCGCACGCTGTCGCGCGGGCTCAACGAGGGGCTGGGGCAGTCGTTCAACGAGTTCATCAACCGCATGCGCGTGGACGCGGTCGTGCGCCAGCTTCGCGATCCGGCGTTCGGCCACGACGTGCTGCGGGCGGCGCTGGACGCCGGCTTCAACAGCAAGGCCAGCTTCAACCGCGCGTTCAAGGCCTACACGGGCCAGACGCCCTCCGCCCTGCGCCGCGCCGCCGCCGCGGAACGTCTCATTCCCCGCCAATCGGCCTCCCCGGCCGAAATCGCGACGCGCGACGCGGCTCGCTGA
- a CDS encoding serine hydrolase domain-containing protein: MRPPFRTSLPAIAVLIATAASSPSLSAQNGAPGDVARLDALFAEVNTDSTPGCVAGIARSGLPVLLRAYGMANLETRTPNTPRTIFEAGSVSKQFTAAAVLMLARAGRLSLDDDVRSHLPELPDWGAPVTLRQMLNHTSGLRDWGNVVELTGWPRGTRVYTQDDVLRVAARQRALNSAPGAEYLYSNTNYTLAAIVVERVSGVSFAEFTRRALLQPVGMTHSSWREDFGAVVAGRAQAYGSVDGGGWRLNMPFENTLGHAGLLTTVEDLLRWNANLESSAVGGAGFGAEMAAAGRLASGRAIPYALGLEPGMRRGVAGITHAGATGGYHSFLGRYPERGLSVAILCNAGSINTEDLGPRVADLFLPAPPPTPGFPVRATAETETRDVSAVAGLYRNARTRMPVTITALDGGFSVNGAAPYLPRSATSFGSADGSRQATLLPDAGGGRGELLIVRSTGDSTRLIPVAAADTSAAAVAAMVGTYRSDEADATVSIRARDGGLELRMDGDRAMRLEPAYEDALIAPDDGWLFVLRRDMEGRITGMSAWIGRSRDIRFDRR, from the coding sequence ATGCGCCCCCCGTTCCGCACCTCCCTTCCCGCCATCGCCGTACTCATCGCGACCGCGGCGTCGTCCCCCTCCCTTTCCGCCCAGAACGGCGCGCCCGGCGACGTGGCGCGGCTGGACGCCCTGTTCGCCGAGGTCAACACCGACAGCACACCGGGATGCGTGGCCGGCATCGCGCGCTCGGGGCTGCCCGTGCTGCTGCGGGCGTACGGGATGGCGAACCTGGAAACGCGCACGCCCAACACGCCGCGGACGATCTTCGAGGCGGGATCCGTCTCCAAGCAGTTCACCGCCGCGGCCGTGCTGATGCTCGCCCGCGCCGGGCGGCTCTCGTTGGACGACGACGTGCGCAGTCATCTGCCGGAACTCCCGGACTGGGGCGCGCCGGTGACCCTGCGGCAGATGCTGAACCACACCAGCGGGCTGCGCGACTGGGGCAACGTGGTGGAGCTCACGGGGTGGCCGCGCGGCACCCGGGTGTACACGCAGGATGACGTGCTGCGCGTCGCGGCCCGCCAGCGCGCGCTCAACTCCGCCCCGGGCGCGGAGTACCTGTACAGCAACACCAACTACACCCTTGCCGCCATCGTCGTGGAACGGGTGAGCGGCGTGAGCTTCGCGGAGTTCACCCGGCGCGCGCTGCTGCAGCCCGTCGGGATGACGCACAGTTCGTGGCGCGAGGACTTTGGAGCGGTGGTGGCGGGAAGGGCGCAGGCGTACGGGTCCGTCGATGGCGGCGGATGGCGGCTCAACATGCCGTTCGAGAACACGCTGGGGCACGCCGGGCTGCTGACCACGGTGGAGGACCTGCTGCGGTGGAACGCGAACCTGGAGTCGTCCGCGGTGGGCGGCGCGGGCTTCGGCGCGGAGATGGCGGCGGCGGGGCGGCTGGCGAGCGGGCGCGCGATTCCGTACGCGCTCGGGCTGGAGCCGGGAATGCGGCGCGGCGTGGCCGGCATCACGCACGCGGGCGCCACGGGTGGATACCATTCGTTCCTGGGCCGCTACCCGGAGCGCGGGCTGTCCGTCGCCATCCTGTGCAACGCGGGGAGCATCAACACCGAAGACCTCGGCCCGCGCGTGGCGGATCTCTTTCTCCCCGCGCCTCCGCCGACGCCCGGATTCCCGGTTCGCGCCACGGCGGAAACGGAAACGCGCGACGTATCAGCGGTGGCCGGCCTGTACCGCAACGCGCGGACGCGGATGCCGGTGACCATCACCGCGCTGGATGGCGGGTTCAGTGTGAACGGCGCCGCCCCTTACCTGCCGCGCTCGGCGACGTCGTTCGGGTCCGCGGACGGCTCTCGCCAGGCCACGCTGCTGCCGGACGCGGGCGGCGGCCGCGGTGAACTGCTCATCGTCCGTTCGACCGGTGACAGCACGCGTCTGATCCCCGTGGCCGCGGCGGACACGTCAGCCGCGGCGGTGGCGGCAATGGTGGGGACGTATCGAAGCGACGAGGCGGACGCGACCGTTTCCATCCGCGCGCGGGATGGCGGATTGGAACTGCGGATGGATGGCGATCGCGCGATGAGGCTGGAGCCGGCGTACGAGGATGCGCTCATCGCGCCGGATGATGGATGGCTGTTCGTGCTGCGGCGGGATATGGAAGGCCGGATCACGGGGATGAGCGCCTGGATCGGCCGCAGCCGCGACATCCGCTTTGACCGGCGCTGA
- a CDS encoding DUF2911 domain-containing protein, translating to MRFLCSAAVPLLAATLAPAAHAQMRADSAALVTVLGRDTLALERWVQQPGRITAEAVVRSPRTTLRRYVAELADDGMMTAFEEHTYLPSAPDEPVRSETWVRAGEGWTRTLTEGDSTRASQVSGPAAALPFVDLVHWPFNLVVARAPGQGGTQPLFSGGRMMNFTVAPAGAGAWTLTHPMRGPSVARVDASGRMVSLDAAGTTRKVVVTRVPWLGNEMQAAAARWEAADRAGRGMGELSGRGREEETLSGARIVIDYGQPVRRGRDIFPAVVRWGQLWRTGANRATHLTTDRALVLGEGANTLRVPAGEYTLFSMPAEDGGVLIVNRQTGQNGTSYDAARDVGRVPMRREAIAAPVETFTIDVVPGAAGAGTLRLSWDRTAFVIPVRVEP from the coding sequence ATGCGATTCCTCTGTAGCGCGGCGGTTCCGCTGCTCGCGGCCACGCTGGCGCCCGCCGCGCACGCCCAGATGCGCGCCGACAGCGCGGCGCTCGTCACCGTTCTGGGCCGCGACACGCTGGCGCTGGAGCGCTGGGTGCAGCAGCCCGGGCGCATCACGGCCGAGGCGGTCGTGCGTTCGCCGCGTACCACGCTGCGCCGCTACGTCGCGGAGTTGGCGGATGACGGGATGATGACGGCGTTCGAAGAGCACACCTATCTGCCCAGCGCGCCGGATGAGCCCGTCCGCTCGGAAACGTGGGTGCGCGCCGGCGAGGGATGGACGCGCACACTGACGGAAGGCGACAGCACGCGCGCATCGCAGGTGAGCGGGCCGGCGGCGGCGCTGCCCTTTGTAGACCTGGTGCACTGGCCGTTCAACCTGGTCGTGGCGCGCGCGCCGGGGCAGGGCGGCACGCAGCCCCTGTTTTCCGGCGGGCGGATGATGAACTTCACCGTGGCGCCGGCCGGCGCGGGCGCGTGGACGCTCACGCACCCCATGCGCGGTCCGTCTGTGGCGCGGGTGGACGCGTCCGGCCGCATGGTGTCGCTGGATGCGGCGGGGACCACGCGCAAGGTGGTGGTGACGCGCGTGCCCTGGCTGGGCAATGAGATGCAGGCAGCCGCCGCGCGCTGGGAAGCCGCCGACCGCGCGGGGCGGGGAATGGGCGAGCTTTCCGGCCGCGGGCGCGAGGAGGAGACGCTGTCCGGCGCGCGCATCGTGATTGACTACGGCCAGCCGGTGCGACGCGGCCGCGACATCTTTCCCGCCGTCGTGCGGTGGGGGCAGCTGTGGCGCACGGGAGCCAACCGCGCCACGCACCTGACCACGGATCGCGCGCTGGTGCTGGGCGAAGGCGCGAACACCCTTCGCGTTCCCGCGGGCGAGTACACGCTGTTCTCCATGCCCGCGGAGGACGGCGGCGTGCTGATCGTGAACCGGCAGACGGGGCAGAACGGCACCAGCTACGACGCCGCGCGCGATGTGGGGCGCGTGCCCATGCGCCGCGAAGCGATCGCCGCGCCGGTGGAGACGTTCACCATCGACGTGGTACCGGGCGCGGCCGGCGCGGGCACGCTGCGCCTGTCGTGGGACCGCACCGCGTTCGTCATCCCGGTGCGCGTGGAGCCGTAG